The genomic DNA CTGCTGGGGACGTTCTCCGCGGCGCTGACCGCCGTGCTGTTCAGTTTCCTGTTCCCGTCAGAGCTGCATCTCTCCACCGGTGCAGGCGATATCACGCCGCCGTCAGGCATTGTGGAAGTCCTGCGTGACCTGCTGATGAGCACCGTAGCAAACCCGATCAACGCGCTGTTGAACGCCAACTATATTGGGATCCTGGTGTGGGCCGTTGGCCTGGGCTTTGCGCTGCGCCACGGTAACGAGACCACGAAAAACCTGGTGAATGACGTGTCAAACGCCGTCACCTTTATCGTGAAACTGGTGATTCGCTTCGCGCCGATTGGTATCTTCGGGCTGGTGTCATCGACCCTGGCAACCACCGGTTTCGATGCGCTGTGGGGCTACGCGCAACTGCTGCTGGTACTGGTAAGCTGCATGCTGCTGGTGGCGCTGGTGATCAACCCGCTGCTGGTGTTCTGGCGCATTCGTCGCAACCCGTATCCGCTGGTTTTGACCTGTCTGCGTGAAAGCGGCGTGTATGCCTTCTTCACCCGCAGTTCCGCGGCCAACATTCCGGTCAACATGGCGCTGGCGGAAAAGCTGAATCTGGACCGCGATACCTACTCTGTTTCCATTCCGCTGGGTGCAACCATCAACATGGCGGGGGCCGCCATCACCATCACCGTGCTGACGCTGGCGGCGGTGCATACGCTGAATATTCCGGTGGATATCCCGACCGCGCTGCTGTTGAGCGTGGTGGCCTCGCTGTGTGCCTGTGGCGCGTCCGGCGTGGCGGGCGGTTCGCTGCTGCTGATCCCGCTGGCCTGTAACATGTTCGGCATTCCGAACGATGTTGCCATGCAGGTGGTCGCAGTTGGCTTTATCATCGGTGTATTGCAGGATTCCTGCGAAACGGCGCTGAACTCGTCCACTGACGTGCTGTTCACCGCGGCGGCCTGTATGGCGGAAGATGAGCGTCTGGCGAAGAACGCATTACATAGCTAAGAATAAAAGCCGGGTGGCGCTAACGCTTACCCGGCCTACATTTTCCCGGCAACAGATTTACAGTGTTACACCACTTTTAAAGATCGCCAGCTCGCGGAAGTCATTCCGCTCATTGCAGGTTGGTTTGCCGTTGGCAAAATCAACGATCGTATCGACAAACTCCTCCAGCAGTTGCGCCATCGGTTTACCGTGGATCAGCTGTCCGGCATCAAAATCGATCCAGTGCTTTTTCTTCGTTGCCAGCTCGCTGTTGGTGGCGATTTTCACCGTCGGCACAAAACCGCCGTACGGCGTGCCGCGACCGGTACTGAACAGCACCATGTGGCAGCCAGCTCCCGCTAATGCGCTGGTTGCCACCGCATCGTTGCCCGGCGCACTCAACAGGTTCAGACCACGCGTTTTCAGGCGTTCGCCATAGCGCAGCACGTCAACCACTTCGCTTGATCCCGCTTTCTGCGTGCAGCCGAGGGATTTCTCCTCAAGCGTCGTGATACCGCCCGCTTTGTTACCCGGCGACGGGTTTTCGTAAATCGGCTGATTATGGGCGATGAAATACTGTTTGAAGTCATTCACCATGGTGACCGTTTTTTCAAACGTGGATTCATCACGGCAATGGCTCATCAGAATACGTTCGGCACCAAACATCTCCGGCACTTCAGTCAGCACCGTGGTGCCGCCGTTAGCGATCAGATAATCGGAGAAACGACCGAGCATTGGGTTAGCGGTGATGCCAGACAACCCGTCAGAACCGCCGCATTCGAGGCCAAACTTCAGCTCGCTGAGTTTCCCCGGTTCGCGCACGTCATGACGCATCACGTCATATAGCTGGTGCAGATGCTCCAGCCCCGCTTCCACTTCGTCGTCCTGATGCTGGCACACCATAAAATGCACGCGCTCAGGATCGTACTCACCCAGCGTTTCGCGGAAGGCGTCGACCTGGTTGTTTTCACAACCGAGG from Trabulsiella odontotermitis includes the following:
- the sstT gene encoding serine/threonine transporter SstT — protein: MTQSAPQGLLQRLAQGSLVKQILVGLVLGILLALISKPAAEATGLLGTLFVGALKAVAPVLVLMLVMASIANHQQGQKTSIRPILFLYLLGTFSAALTAVLFSFLFPSELHLSTGAGDITPPSGIVEVLRDLLMSTVANPINALLNANYIGILVWAVGLGFALRHGNETTKNLVNDVSNAVTFIVKLVIRFAPIGIFGLVSSTLATTGFDALWGYAQLLLVLVSCMLLVALVINPLLVFWRIRRNPYPLVLTCLRESGVYAFFTRSSAANIPVNMALAEKLNLDRDTYSVSIPLGATINMAGAAITITVLTLAAVHTLNIPVDIPTALLLSVVASLCACGASGVAGGSLLLIPLACNMFGIPNDVAMQVVAVGFIIGVLQDSCETALNSSTDVLFTAAACMAEDERLAKNALHS
- a CDS encoding UxaA family hydrolase; translation: MHYIKIHSLDNVVVALAEMAEGTVVTVDGQTVTLRQNVARGHKFALREIAKGENVIKYGLPIGHALTAIAPGEHIHSHNTRTNLSDLDEYSYQPETLAAIAPSADRDVQIYRRASGDVGVRNELWILPTVGCVNGIARQIQNRFLKETHDAEGTDGVFLFSHTYGCSQLGDDHVNTRTMLQNMVRHPNAGAVLVIGLGCENNQVDAFRETLGEYDPERVHFMVCQHQDDEVEAGLEHLHQLYDVMRHDVREPGKLSELKFGLECGGSDGLSGITANPMLGRFSDYLIANGGTTVLTEVPEMFGAERILMSHCRDESTFEKTVTMVNDFKQYFIAHNQPIYENPSPGNKAGGITTLEEKSLGCTQKAGSSEVVDVLRYGERLKTRGLNLLSAPGNDAVATSALAGAGCHMVLFSTGRGTPYGGFVPTVKIATNSELATKKKHWIDFDAGQLIHGKPMAQLLEEFVDTIVDFANGKPTCNERNDFRELAIFKSGVTL